The DNA region CTAGTGATCTAGCTATGACTTTTAAAATGAAGGATGAAAAACAtctctcttctctttgcttCACCAGATACTACAGTGAGAGAGGTGATGCTGTGGCCAAAGCCTCCAAACAGCCACACGTGGTGAGTGTCTCCTGCACTTCacttcatgtttgtgtgcacgtggTTCAGATCCTACGCCTGCATGTGTCAGGCTAACGCcccgctgtgtgtgtctgctctgtgctgcagggagACTACAGACAGCTGGTTCACGAGCTCGACCAGTATCAGTACCGTGAGCTCCGCCTCGTGGTTCTGGACATCCGCAACACATATGTAAGGTCACAGCTGTCGTGTTTACAGCGATTAAACTGCCATTTAAAGGACGTTGGATATCTGtatttgactttgtgtgtgtgttatttgccCCCGCAGGCTGTGCTGTTTGATATCATTAACAAGAACTACGACAAGATTAAGAGACCCAGAGGAGACGGGAAAGCTCTCATCTACTGAGAGCGACGCCAGCAAACTCTCCCTCACTGGCTTTCTAGGATACAACCAGTGTTTTATGACACTGTCTTAAAGTAACGGGACTCCCCCTGTGGTAGAAACGGCTTCTTCTTACTGGGCTGCAGTTTGGTTTCACATGACAAAATAAAGCAACATGATTCTGGTACCGTTGGCTTCactgatttttttctttccaggtGGTTGTGATCTGAGTGGCGTCCAATGTGACCATGTATGTTTATCAACTGTCTTGACAAAACCTTGCTCGCATCTTCAGCTTCTTTCCACCACTGTCCCCAAAATGTCACCTACCCACTTCCATCTTATCTTGGCTCTTTGTTCGCGTCCGCGGAGGTGAAAAGTCCATCACTCGGCAAACCTGGACAGCCCCAGCTCGACCTGAACCTGTACCAGCCCTGATAGAGTCCTCTCCAGCCCAAGTAGCCAAGAGCTCCCCCCAACTGCTGGGCAGGGAACTTGGGAAAGTGTGccagcaaacaaagcagcaggaacacCCACAGAGCCAGTAGGAGTGCACACAGGAGGAAGACCAGTCGTAACGGGAGCCCCTGGGATCCGTGTGGTGGCTTCACTTGGCCGAGGTGAGGGTGGAACACGgacagctcctccaccagcagcagacagcACAGGCAGAGGACGAGCACGTCCTGGGACACGTCGTATCCTCTCCACACCAGCTTGGCTCTGAGGCACGAGGCCTTGGTCCAGTCCTCGTGCAGGAGAAGGGGCAGCtgtccggcggcggcggcgccttcGGCGTCCTGTGGGCTCAGAGGTTCGTAACAGGCCCCGGCTGCGTCCTCCAGCAGCGTCAGCAGGCGCTGGCCCCCCTGCCACAGCAGGCCCACCACCGCCACACGGGACAGGTGGCGCAGGGTGAGAGATGGCGGGTGACGTGCAGCCAGCGAacggaggaggatgaaggaggcaGTGAGGACGCATGTCCAGCCCCACGTGGACCTGAGAAACTTCCTGTGAAAGGGTTGAATCAGCCAGTTATTGTGGGGAGTGGGAAGTAATAATCGCTATGCTTCAGAATAAACCTAGAATAAAATGCAGACCCTTTATTTCTTCACTCCACTTAGTACAGAGGACTATAAACGCATACAATCGATGGTAATTAAATCTCTCAATTTAGTCAAGTCCACGTGgatgcattttgttttataaatcaCATGGCAAACTATTAAGtcgacagacagaacagacccGCAGCCATGACGATTCATGCCCCAGCTCTCACCTGTACACGTAGTGGTTGCTGTTTGCAAAGACATTATACCTCGACACCCAGAAACTGAGCAGGGGTCCAAACAGAACCAaggcagacagcagcaggtggaagtGCCGTCGGACCAGGCGGCTTCCTAACAGTCTAGCCAGTAGATCCGTTCCAAAGTCCAGAGCCGCGTCCAGCAGCCAGAGGACGGTCTTCCAAGGCTGGATCAGCCTGACCGACACCTTGTACAACTTCTCCATGTTGACGTCTGAACCGGAGAAGTTTTCCGTCCCCACTTTCATGGTTTCCTTCTTGAGAATGAGGAAAGTTGGAGCGAGCGTCCTTGGGTTTAGCTCGGTGCAGTTCGAGCCCAGTGCTCAACTCCGTGTGTGTGACCCGCTACTTTATCACTGTCAGACGTGCAGGAGAGCACATGCTTTATAAAAATACCCTTCAGTCCTCTCAGCCCTCCCCCTCCACAACAGTCTGAAAGCAGAGACACGCTGATGGCTGGTGCTGGAAACTACCCCATTCTTCCCAACAATGAGCAAACAGTTCAAGTGCAGGACTGGTGTGAAGTAAACTGCAATGCTGCAGGACCTAAACCAACACCACGTGGAGCAACTAAATCCTGCAGAAATAATAGATTCTGACATAAAACGGCTCACTGGCCGCTTCCTCGCTTCTCCATTACTCCTCCATTCTTAgaatcagctgctggagccagaACTAATTGAAGTTAGAAACTGTTGCCAGTCTGCATTTGGCACATGAACAGCTGCGTTTCTCACAGTACATCCAGTGTTTGATTTGTTCCTTCCCAGGCCAAGTCTTCACATCAGAGCCATAATGAATAAATCTCATCTTTACATGTTGAGTAAAAcactctgctgcttttttaatctttaaacTCCAGCTGGATGACGGTGCGTTTCTTGTGTCTTTCCCACACATCCTTACAATGCTAAGCTTTTAAGCATACTGACTACAGGCCACATGGCGTGTTTCCCTACTGTACTCCACGGATCCAGCTACAATGTGAATGCGAACACTCCAGAAGAATCCAGTCTAATTTTAGGGCTTTGCCTGCTCTGCTGTCCGTGCACTGACCTCCAGGCAGCTTTGTTCGCTTTTCTATCAGCTAATTTGCCAGTAGTCTGTTATGTGCTGCTGCTAAATGCAGATCTAGTGCTACCGGAGAAAGTAGGGAAGCCAAATGAAACCAATGACTGCAGCAAGGTTTCATGtgattgtttttaatattttagagGGCTGCAAATGTACAACAAAGCTGTTTCTTTGTGAtacatttaaacaaaatgtatttattattactgtaaaatgGGGAAAGATGGGTTTGATATAAACACCTGAAAGTTGCATATACAGGTCAGTGTGTAAGTctgaatccacacacacacacacacacacacacacacacacacacacacacacacacacacacacacacacacacacacacacacacacacacacacacacacacacacaaccaaatcTGACTGATAGTTTCACATATAATCATCATTTTTGGAGCAGATCACAGATTTGCATTATCTAACCAATATTCTTTCTGAATTGACTCACTGATTTAATTTGTTAAGTGCTGAACCCTGAACAGCCAACCACGTAGTGACAGGTTTGGCAAATTAAATACTAGATTATTCCTCAAATGTTTCACAATCCCCTGAAACAGGACACACTCATGTTATTCGTAACAGCCCCGATGAGGAGGCTGACATCTACCTAAATTCACTCCCTGAATACACATACCATTAAAATACTTTACATTTATACACAATTTATCACCCTTGGTTTCTCCCTGGAAAATCCAACATTACATTAGAAGGAACTTACCATTTCATGCCAAAAGCTCTTTAAATAAGTGCTTAGTGGTTAGAACCTCAGCACATCAAGTGAAGTGATTCAGTCCTGCTTATTCTGGGCCAAAGGTgaggaaaaatggaaaaagaagaagcaaagATGCCCGTCTCAGTGTCTATTCTGACCTTGATAACATTGAGGCTACAATGCCTTCCAAATGAACACTTCACAATCACTCTATATAATTGTAATCATTAAATCCAGCATTGAATTGAAAAGATATTTAAGTCTTTGCCAGAGTTTATTTCTCAAGGGCCCATCGCAGCCCCTTTGTGTTGATGTCTCTTCCTCGGACATCTCACTTGCTGTCAGTCCCCCtgtcccgctctctctcctcctccagaggaTGGGTCTGCCTGTGCTCCCACATTCGGACAGCTCCGTCCCACTGTGGGCAGACAACAGAAACActattatttaatataaatggGTGTTGTTAAAGCAGGTACTCACGGTATAAAAAGGAGGGTTAGGAATTATCACTGAGACCACAGTTTCACCAGGATTTAAAATGTTCAGTTTTAACTCCACTATTCAGTCGCTTCACCCCCAACGGTCGACTCAGACCCTACCACACTGTTTCGTCACCACTTTGGCTTAGTGTTGCTCAAGTGGGCTTGTTAGATCTGCACAGACATATGTGAGTTTACTAAATCTTGGCTTACTGACTCGTATAGTAGCTGGAACTGCCTCCTGTTGCCGATGTATTAGACATTAGGAAACAAACACTATCTTACGCTTTCTTAATAGCTGAGGGTGAAACCTGCAACTATAATATTTATTTCTAACAAGAGCCAGAGAACATTCATATTTGTGCAAAGTCCTTTAACTGTCTGTTGTTAACATGACATCTTAATCCTTTGTATTTTATCACTACAGAAAGCAGTTTGCTCATTTAAAACTTTAACAgtgtagatttaaaaaaatgttaaggATCATTATtcagatatttatattttgacacAACTCACAGAACTGCTGATGATGTTGTCCTCATATGGATGCCAACTGACGTCCCTCACACAGGCGTCATGGCCGGACAGTCTGGAGACCACGGCACCCGTCAGGACATCATAGACTGCACACAAGAGTAATTCATAGATGCAGCTGGTTCAGTTATTCAAGGTCAACTGGGCATGAAGCATCTAAAAGCAATCAGACATATTCTGCTGCTGTACATGATGAGACTCACTAATGATTTTTCCAGTGGAGCAGCCAGAATAGATGAATCTCTGCCCAGTGCTGAACTCTGGAGAGAACCGGCAGCGAATGAGGGTGTGCAGAACGCCATGACCACGGTACGTCATCACCGAGGTGTCGCCTGTTAGCTTGTGTTTCTTTAGagctaaaaaacacaaaagggtCTGCTAGTAAACACATTATAATGTGAGAAGGAAACCTTCCCTCCCCCTCCACACCTCTCTGGGGAACTTGTTGCCAGCGGTAGTCCCAGTTTTGTTGAGTGACAGCCAGGCGGGAAGCTGCTAGTCCCTCTTTGGGTGAGAACTTCCTGACGTCCCAGAGCTTAATGGACTGATCCTTAGAGTTGCTGATCAGATAGCGAGCATCACCCTGAAAAACATGAGTGGATAAGACTGGGCTGAAGAAGTGCACCTCAACAGATCAGGTTAGGCTAAGGGATTGGACTGAGAAGACATGTACAAGTTAATATTGACATGTATACATCCCCCACCAATCAACAGTCAGATCTAAACCACGTGTAAGGGTTTGGGAAATAGGAGCTGGGTACTTCCCCCACCTTGCTGTGGATGAAAGTGATGCCATCTCTGTGGCCGGCCAGCTGTCCGACAGGCTGTGGTCTGTCCTCCCTCAGCGTCCGTCTGTCCCACACCTTGCACAGGGCATCGTCGCTGCCTGAGAAAAGCAGCTGAGATGAGAAGTCAGCGAATGCCACCGCATTCACGTCATCTTCATGGGCATCAATCTGGCGAGAAGAGACAAAGAAAGAGTCagtgagacagaggaagagtgaGATTTAAGTGTTACATCTTTACATCTTAAGCCCATTGGTTCTTACTGGTGAGCTCAGATAtatgacttttattttaatagtaTAAACCTTTTACTAAATCAATGGCTAGATTTAAATCAAACACAAGGGACTATTGTATTTACATTGTCAGCTTtgaatttatttatgtttgagAACAAGCAACAAAAATAACCCTACAGCTCTTCAGGACATTAAATAACACTTACATTGATTCTTTTTTCAGTCTATGACACATTGTGTGGAAACTGTAGAGGTGTGATTTGATTATTAGGCCAAGGTACTTTATGTGAGCATTTTAATTAGCTGACAAACACTTACATACAGGAGGTggacctgacacacacacgcacacgcacacgcacacacacacacacacacacacacacacacacacacacacacacacacacacacacacacacacacacacacacacacacacacacacacacacacacacacacacagaagcataGCAGACCACAAGCAGCTAATGTGAACAGACACTGACCTTCAACGTTCGTTTATTCTGCTCAAGGTCAAAAACATAAAGGCAGCCATCGTTGGCTCTGGAATGAAGAGGAAAGTGAATTAATTCAGAGCATCTTAAAATGACTGATGACTGCTTCctattatattatatcataTCATAAGTAATGGGATGCTTTTAGGATGGCAGCACTCCCAGCACACACAGTTGTTTTACTTCCACCTTGGGGCAGACAAGGTAAGAAGAGCTGCTAAAATGTACATCTGACAACGACGAGATTCCAGTCACCACAGTCAACAGCAGAACATATGGTACTCACCCTCCCAGAATCTCTTTGCCATCTGTGGATGCAGCCAGTGAGAACACGCAGA from Betta splendens chromosome 4, fBetSpl5.4, whole genome shotgun sequence includes:
- the LOC114853991 gene encoding fat storage-inducing transmembrane protein 1, producing MKVGTENFSGSDVNMEKLYKVSVRLIQPWKTVLWLLDAALDFGTDLLARLLGSRLVRRHFHLLLSALVLFGPLLSFWVSRYNVFANSNHYVYRKFLRSTWGWTCVLTASFILLRSLAARHPPSLTLRHLSRVAVVGLLWQGGQRLLTLLEDAAGACYEPLSPQDAEGAAAAGQLPLLLHEDWTKASCLRAKLVWRGYDVSQDVLVLCLCCLLLVEELSVFHPHLGQVKPPHGSQGLPLRLVFLLCALLLALWVFLLLCLLAHFPKFPAQQLGGALGYLGWRGLYQGWYRFRSSWGCPGLPSDGLFTSADANKEPR